From the genome of Triticum aestivum cultivar Chinese Spring chromosome 3B, IWGSC CS RefSeq v2.1, whole genome shotgun sequence, one region includes:
- the LOC123072498 gene encoding uncharacterized protein gives MAQLPGSFPRPEVNDALHFVGQVKEIFASDLAVYDEFLGLLGRFYRGEVAADSRAVLARLFAFLDGHPDLSQSLRAFLRRPFQHGADEPVIREEDRPPKRPKRERRHPHPVDADCAEAMRFLERVKRADAGLYDRVLALLFHVGAEVKLDANQIYDKARRIFGPAHGDLLRGFMAYLPTGRDFLRRRPLPKKEPPEERPAPAPAPKRKAPAAAIPATDAAGKKKPRVDERKTTNRRASPTTVDAPKSGDKFSKFREAWEFETAYTKLVVTMRRTKKALEELKPKPEKKSPEEVKPSSPCHRMRPRTFEELYPGRECREVLREMYGDRLGPMREALEDGARTELALRTIKRRLEKLEQAAVKMTRERRDPARVVRPMCELVVDRVAVLRGRAEAESAAALNRDGPCESPAGMSETKIAGSEATTSTRKNERTPEKGGERRMAAAAAAEGAAAPVAAAMRAVLARAGRAAERSGRAAEAVRVVAIGKTKPVSLLRQLYDAGHRSFGENYVQEFVTKAPQLPEDIRWHFVGHLQSNKVKSLLAAVPNLDMVEGVGNEKIANHLDRAVVSLGREPLKVMVQVNTSGEESKSGIDPSKCVELAKHVKLACPNLILSGLMTIGMKDYSSTPENFKALVNCKLEVCKALGIPTEQFELSMGMSGDFEQAIELGSTNVRVGSTIFGPREYPNQKQN, from the exons ATGGCGCAACTGCCGGGCAGTTTTCCGAGGCCCGAGGTGAACGACGCCCTGCACTTCGTGGGGCAGGTCAAAGAAATCTTCGCGTCCGATCTGGCCGTCTACGACGAGTTCCTCGGCCTCCTCGGCCGCTTCTACCGGGGCGAGGTCGCCGCCGACTCCCGGGCCGTCCTGGCCAGGCTGTTCGCGTTCCTCGACGGCCATCCCGACCTTTCGCAAAGCCTCCGCGCCTTCTTGCGCCGCCCCTTCCAGCACGGAGCCGACGAGCCCGTCATCCGCGAGGAGGATCGTCCGCCCAAGCGGCCCAAGAGGGagcgccgccacccccaccccgtCGACGCGGACTGCGCCGAGGCCATGCGGTTCCTCGAGCGGGTGAAGCGGGCGGACGCCGGGCTCTACGACAGGGTCCTCGCGCTGCTCTTCCACGTCGGGGCGGAGGTCAAGCTCGACGCCAATCAGATCTACGACAAGGCCCGGAGGATTTTCGGGCCGGCGCACGGCGATCTCCTCCGCGGTTTCATGGCGTACCTTCCCACGGGACGTGACTTTCTGAGGCGACGCCCTCTCCCCAAGAAGGAGCCGCCAGAAGAGCGCCCTGCTCCGGCTCCGGCACCAAAGCGCAAGGCCCCCGCCGCCGCGATCCCTGCCACCGACGCGGCTGGCAAGAAGAAACCCCGCGTCGACGAGCGCAAGACGACCAACCGACGCGCCTCCCCAACAACCGTCGACGCCCCCAAGAGCGGCGACAAGTTCTCCAAGTTTAGGGAGGCGTGGGAGTTCGAGACCGCGTACACCAAGCTCGTGGTCACCATGAGACGCACCAAGAAAGCACTAGAAGAGCTCAAGCCAAAGCCAGAGAAGAAATCGCCGGAAGAGGTCAAGCCGTCGTCGCCGTGCCACCGCATGCGGCCGCGCACGTTCGAGGAGCTCTACCCCGGGCGTGAGTGCCGGGAGGTTCTCCGGGAGATGTACGGCGACAGGTTGGGACCGATGCGGGAGGCGCTCGAGGACGGCGCGCGCACCGAGCTGGCTCTGAGGACGATCAAGCGCAGGCTGGAGAAGCTGGAGCAGGCGGCCGTGAAGATGACGAGGGAGCGGCGGGATCCCGCCCGCGTTGTGCGCCCGATGTGCGAGCTTGTTGTAGATCGGGTGGCGGTTCTTCGGGGTCGCGCGGAAGCGGAAAGTGCAGCGGCGCTCAATCGTGATGGCCCGTGCGAGAGCCCGGCCGGCATGTCCGAGACCAAGATTGCCG GGAGCGAGGCAACCACCAGCACCAGGAAAAACGAGCGGACGCCGGAGAAGGGAGGGGAGAGGaggatggcagcggcggcggcggcggagggcgcggcggcgccggtggcggcggcgatgcgggcggTGCTGGCGCGTGCGGGGCGCGCGGCGGAGCGGTCcgggcgggcggcggaggcggtgcgGGTGGTGGCGATCGGGAAGACCAAGCCGGTGTCGCTGCTGCGGCAGCTCTACGACGCCGGCCACCGCTCCTTCGGCGAGAACTACGTCCAGGAGTTCGTCACCAAGGCGCCGCAG CTTCCGGAGGACATCCGGTGGCATTTCGTCGGGCACTTGCAGAGCAACAAGGTGAAATCGCTACTAG CTGCCGTTCCAAATCTTGACATGGTTGAGGGTGTAGGTAATGAAAAG ATTGCCAATCATCTGGATCGTGCTGTCGTTAGCTTGGGCAGGGAGCCTTTAAAAGTTATGGTGCAAGTaaacactagtggagaagaat CAAAATCTGGTATTGATCCTTCTAAATGCGTGGAGCTTGCTAAGCATGTGAAACTAGCTTGCCCAAACTTAATATTGTCAGGACTGATGACAATAGGGATGAAAGATTACTCGTCAACACCGGAAAATTTTAAG GCACTGGTAAACTGTAAGCTTGAGGTTTGCAAGGCCCTCGGGATACCGACAGAACAGTTTGAACTATCCATGGGAATGTCCGGTGACTTTGAGCAAGCG ATAGAGCTGGGCAGCACAAATGTGAGGGTTGGGTCAACAATATTTGGACCAAGGGAGTATCCAAACCAAAAGCAGAATTAA